In the Amblyraja radiata isolate CabotCenter1 chromosome 13, sAmbRad1.1.pri, whole genome shotgun sequence genome, one interval contains:
- the polr2d gene encoding DNA-directed RNA polymerase II subunit RPB4 — MAACSSEVRVGDVEEDASQLVFPKEFESSETLLNSEVHMLLEHRKQQNESAEDEQELSEVFMKTLNYTARFSRFKNRETIASVRSLLLQKKLHKFELASLANLCPETAEEAKALIPSLEGRFEDEELQQILDDIQTKRSFQY, encoded by the exons ATGGCGGCGTGCAGCAGCGAGGTCCGCGTCGGAGATGTGGAGGAGGACGCGTCGCAGCTTGTGTTTCCCAAAG AATTTGAGAGCTCTGAAACTCTGTTGAACTCTGAAGTCCACATGCTGCTGGAGCACAGGAAGCAACAGAATGAGAGCGCTGAGGATGAGCAGGAGCTGTCTGAGGTCTTCATGAAAACGTTAAACTATACAGCCAGGTTCAGTCGCTTCAAAAACAGGGAGACCATTGCGAGTGTcaggag TCTGCTGTTACAGAAGAAATTGCACAAATTTGAGCTAGCCAGTCTGGCTAATTTATGTCCTGAAACGGCTGAAGAGGCCAAAGCTCTTATTCCCAG TTTGGAAGGTCGATTTGAGGACGAGGAGCTCCAGCAGATTCTCGATGACATTCAGACCAAACGAAGCTTTCAGTATTAA